Proteins from a single region of Candidatus Micrarchaeota archaeon:
- the ispH gene encoding 4-hydroxy-3-methylbut-2-enyl diphosphate reductase, protein MVEKVLLIGPRGFCAGVDRAVNTVEEALAAFGAPIYVKHEIVHNKTVCDALRSKGAIFVEEVSEIPEGSICIFSAHGIAPKVREQAKSRNLTTIDATCPLVTKIHIEVERFAREGKEIIYIGHRGHPEAVGVMGIRPDITQIVETPDEVAKLNPKDPDKLVYLTQTTLSIDECRAVIAALKGRFKGIKAPPSDDICYATTNRQAAIKQAAKQCDIILVVGSRNSSNSNRLVDTAKMAGIDAYLIDNGSEIKEEWLEGKKVLGISAGASAPEHIVQEMADRFRNEGAAVQELEVIRENMKFTMPYELYRVQEKG, encoded by the coding sequence CGGGAGTGGACCGTGCCGTAAACACGGTCGAGGAGGCTCTTGCAGCCTTCGGCGCGCCGATATACGTGAAGCATGAGATAGTCCACAACAAGACGGTGTGCGACGCGCTCCGCTCCAAGGGCGCGATATTCGTGGAAGAGGTGTCCGAGATACCGGAAGGGAGCATATGCATATTTTCGGCGCACGGGATAGCGCCCAAGGTCAGGGAGCAGGCGAAATCCAGGAATCTTACCACGATAGACGCAACATGCCCGCTTGTGACAAAGATACACATAGAGGTCGAGAGGTTCGCAAGGGAGGGCAAGGAGATAATATACATAGGCCACAGGGGCCATCCGGAAGCGGTAGGGGTCATGGGCATAAGGCCCGACATCACGCAGATAGTGGAGACGCCGGATGAGGTTGCAAAATTGAATCCGAAGGACCCTGATAAGCTGGTATACCTTACGCAGACAACGCTTTCCATAGACGAATGCAGGGCTGTGATAGCGGCGCTGAAGGGCAGATTCAAGGGGATAAAGGCGCCGCCGTCGGACGACATATGCTATGCCACTACCAACAGGCAGGCCGCAATAAAGCAGGCGGCAAAGCAGTGCGACATAATACTGGTAGTCGGAAGCAGGAACTCCTCCAATTCGAACAGGCTTGTAGACACCGCAAAGATGGCTGGGATAGACGCCTACCTCATAGACAACGGCAGCGAGATAAAGGAGGAATGGCTCGAGGGCAAGAAAGTACTTGGCATATCGGCAGGGGCGAGCGCACCGGAGCACATAGTGCAGGAGATGGCCGACAGGTTCAGGAATGAGGGTGCTGCCGTGCAGGAGCTCGAAGTAATAAGGGAGAACATGAAGTTCACCATGCCCTACGAGCTTTACAGAGTGCAGGAAAAGGGTTGA